From one Rhodoferax sp. PAMC 29310 genomic stretch:
- a CDS encoding Lon protease family protein, whose product MTISSLSSSELGVSITPESLGFADTSDLLHLPLPWIGQSRAQTAARFGLTMEQPDYNLFVLGEVGSGRSSLLQSLMQEVAAEKAIPPDLCYLHNFDAPEKPRALRMPAGQGRLLRQHMLQMCKNLQKEIPLRLVGADFKADSTNIEKRWKDQDTKAYDALSAFAEQRHFALFREEGHLVFTLLGDTGQALTESEARSLPKERRAEIDVAEEELREEISRYLEQMRPLEKAMGEAVLALRRKLIKPVLDHEMQEIRVGLKRQIKDSVKLGGYLDQVAQDVLDNLDVFLPSDTDELARLETLLPVLSRYRVNLAVDNAELAGAPVLIEENPTFHSLFGSIEYRSQEDALQTDFSRVRAGSLLKAHGGYLMLHLRDVVSDALVWEKLRRFSRSGRLQIEEPGAMFTPIAAVSLAPEAVDVEVKIVLIGSTGQYYELQEADPEFSRRFRVKVDFAESFAADAQTYQASAVYVAHLCQRMGLTHFSAPAVVRLLEDAHRAVDDQTRMSAIFSQMEAAVMESAAHCRGHGGKRVESADVEAALQARRNRHDYPDQRLQESITDGDRLITLHGDSVGQINALTQIDQGDYRFGFPVRLTARTYAGNEGLLNIEREVEMSGPIHDKGVLILHSYLSALFAHIAPLALNASIVFEQEYHGVEGDSASCAELYTLLSSLSGLPLRQGIAVTGALNQHGEVLPVGGINEKIEGYFRICETAGLDGRQGVLIPHRNRRHLMLAPSVVQAVANGLFHIYTAEHVSDGMALLTGFPSGMPGSVRGYDADSVLGSAQKALQAYRRACQLADEPKMPRRRPH is encoded by the coding sequence ATGACCATTTCCAGTCTGTCTTCATCTGAGTTGGGGGTTTCAATCACCCCCGAGTCGCTGGGTTTTGCTGATACCTCCGATCTGCTGCATCTGCCTTTGCCCTGGATTGGGCAGTCCCGCGCGCAAACTGCTGCGCGCTTTGGCCTGACGATGGAGCAGCCAGACTACAACCTGTTTGTGCTGGGCGAGGTCGGCAGCGGCCGCTCTTCTCTCCTGCAGTCTCTCATGCAGGAAGTGGCCGCCGAGAAGGCCATTCCGCCGGACCTGTGCTACCTGCATAACTTTGACGCCCCGGAAAAGCCCCGTGCCCTTCGCATGCCTGCCGGGCAGGGGCGGTTGCTGCGCCAGCACATGCTTCAAATGTGCAAAAACCTGCAAAAGGAAATTCCCTTGCGCCTGGTCGGTGCGGACTTCAAAGCCGATAGCACTAACATCGAAAAGCGCTGGAAAGACCAGGACACCAAGGCCTATGACGCTTTGAGTGCTTTTGCAGAACAACGTCATTTCGCCCTGTTTCGCGAAGAAGGCCATTTGGTGTTCACTTTGCTGGGCGACACCGGACAGGCGCTGACAGAAAGCGAGGCCCGCTCGTTGCCCAAGGAGCGGCGCGCCGAGATTGACGTGGCTGAAGAGGAGTTGCGCGAGGAAATTAGCCGTTACCTGGAGCAGATGCGCCCGCTGGAAAAAGCCATGGGTGAAGCCGTTTTGGCCCTGCGCCGCAAGCTGATCAAGCCCGTCTTGGACCACGAGATGCAGGAAATCCGCGTCGGCTTGAAGCGCCAGATCAAGGACTCGGTGAAGCTTGGCGGCTATTTGGACCAGGTCGCCCAGGATGTGCTGGACAACCTGGATGTGTTTTTGCCCTCCGATACCGACGAGCTCGCTCGCCTGGAGACGTTGTTGCCGGTGCTGTCGCGTTACCGTGTCAATCTGGCAGTAGACAACGCGGAGTTGGCTGGCGCACCCGTACTCATTGAAGAGAATCCCACCTTTCACTCGCTGTTTGGCAGTATTGAGTACCGCTCGCAGGAAGATGCCTTACAGACCGATTTTTCCCGCGTTCGCGCGGGCAGTTTGCTCAAGGCCCATGGAGGCTACCTCATGCTGCATTTGCGCGATGTGGTGTCGGATGCGCTGGTGTGGGAGAAGCTGCGCCGGTTTTCACGCTCAGGTCGCCTGCAAATTGAAGAGCCGGGCGCCATGTTCACGCCCATTGCCGCAGTGTCTCTGGCGCCAGAGGCGGTGGATGTGGAGGTGAAGATTGTGCTGATTGGTTCGACCGGCCAGTACTACGAGTTGCAAGAAGCCGACCCCGAGTTCTCGCGCCGCTTTCGGGTGAAAGTGGACTTTGCTGAAAGCTTTGCTGCTGACGCGCAAACCTACCAGGCTTCGGCGGTGTACGTGGCGCATTTGTGCCAGCGTATGGGTTTAACGCATTTTTCAGCGCCGGCAGTGGTGCGCTTGCTGGAAGATGCGCACCGCGCGGTGGACGACCAGACTCGCATGAGCGCGATTTTTTCACAAATGGAGGCGGCGGTCATGGAAAGCGCGGCGCATTGCCGGGGCCACGGTGGCAAGCGGGTAGAATCGGCGGATGTGGAAGCTGCGCTTCAGGCCCGGCGAAACCGCCATGACTACCCCGATCAACGCTTGCAAGAGTCGATTACCGATGGTGACCGGCTGATCACGCTGCATGGTGACAGCGTCGGGCAAATCAATGCATTGACCCAGATTGACCAAGGGGACTACCGTTTTGGCTTCCCGGTGCGGCTCACCGCTCGCACCTACGCCGGCAATGAAGGTTTGCTCAACATTGAGCGAGAAGTGGAGATGTCAGGACCCATTCACGACAAGGGCGTGCTGATTTTGCACAGCTATCTATCAGCGCTGTTTGCCCACATTGCACCGTTGGCGCTGAACGCCTCTATTGTGTTTGAGCAGGAGTATCACGGGGTGGAAGGCGACTCGGCCTCTTGTGCGGAGTTGTATACCCTGCTGTCGTCTTTGTCCGGCTTGCCATTGCGCCAAGGCATTGCCGTCACCGGGGCGTTGAACCAACACGGTGAAGTCTTGCCTGTGGGGGGCATCAACGAGAAGATTGAAGGTTACTTCCGTATTTGCGAAACGGCGGGGCTGGATGGGCGCCAGGGCGTATTGATTCCCCACCGCAATCGACGCCACCTGATGCTCGCCCCGTCCGTGGTGCAGGCTGTGGCCAACGGCCTATTTCATATTTACACGGCGGAGCATGTGAGTGACGGCATGGCGTTGCTGACAGGTTTCCCCAGTGGCATGCCCGGTAGCGTGCGTGGGTACGATGCCGACAGTGTGCTGGGCAGCGCCCAAAAAGCGTTGCAAGCCTATCGCCGGGCCTGCCAGTTGGCAGACGAGCCCAAAATGCCGCGCCGTCGGCCGCATTGA
- a CDS encoding HDOD domain-containing protein has product MSTLDSFFATVKLPTISEVAHELIKTLNDEDASMVQVGAIISRDPALTAKLLRLANSAAFVLQRSVSSVEDAMAMIGMAKVRTLSLASCLSESFPVLPGLDPKEFWQTSMATASYAQWMATRIGADAQQAWLTGMMVRLGELLIGQADPVTLKEIERLPHIPGGRWEREKELVGFTEGQVTAELARRWNFPAEVVTALQQSFEPLAHKPFSRLAAVVHLADLLAETPDATAEALDDLPADLVRALLGDGKWLHEKFPAADSFVSLQ; this is encoded by the coding sequence ATGTCAACTCTTGATTCCTTTTTCGCCACTGTCAAGCTGCCCACGATTTCGGAAGTGGCGCATGAACTGATCAAGACACTCAATGACGAAGATGCCTCCATGGTCCAGGTCGGTGCCATCATTTCCCGCGACCCTGCGTTGACCGCCAAACTCCTGCGGTTGGCGAACAGCGCTGCGTTTGTGCTGCAACGCAGTGTCAGTTCCGTTGAAGACGCTATGGCCATGATTGGTATGGCCAAGGTGCGTACCTTGTCGCTGGCCTCCTGCCTGAGTGAGTCCTTCCCGGTACTACCAGGGTTGGATCCCAAGGAATTCTGGCAAACCAGCATGGCCACTGCCAGCTACGCTCAATGGATGGCCACCCGGATTGGTGCCGACGCCCAACAGGCTTGGCTCACTGGCATGATGGTTCGCCTGGGTGAGTTGTTGATCGGTCAGGCCGACCCCGTCACCCTGAAAGAAATTGAAAGACTGCCGCACATCCCTGGTGGCCGATGGGAGCGAGAAAAAGAGTTGGTCGGATTCACCGAAGGTCAGGTCACCGCTGAGTTGGCACGCCGCTGGAACTTCCCTGCTGAAGTGGTCACTGCGTTGCAACAGTCCTTTGAGCCACTGGCCCACAAACCCTTTTCGCGATTGGCCGCCGTCGTTCATCTGGCCGACCTTTTGGCCGAAACACCCGATGCAACAGCAGAGGCGCTGGACGACCTGCCCGCAGACTTGGTGCGTGCCTTGCTTGGCGACGGCAAGTGGCTGCATGAAAAATTTCCGGCGGCCGACTCCTTTGTCAGCCTTCAATGA
- a CDS encoding NAD-dependent succinate-semialdehyde dehydrogenase has protein sequence MAYQSTNPYNGKVLQTFEPMDAAQLEAALDRASECFNTDWKGKSYAERAIVLARAATLMREQAQPLAELITLEMGKLIAQSLGEVALSANILDYYAQHAERFLAPETLATARGEALVESSPIGVLFGVEPWNYPYYQIARFAAPNLMAGNVVMVKHSSSVPQCALTFERLMQEAGAPAGAYTNLFISKEQVTQVIDDPRIRGVALTGSEAAGAVVAARAGQNLKKTTMELGGSDAFIVLEDADLDRAVKSAVSGRMGNSGQACTGSKRFIVVEALADRFLEKFQAAMLNFTPGDPLDKQTTLAPLSSVEALDNLLGQVQRAVAGGARVVMGGARIDHAGAFMEPTILTDISESNPAYKEEFFGPVALFFRVADEAAAVALANDSPFGLGGSVFTQDIERGKRVARKIDTGMVFINTPASSSPELPFGGVKNSGYGRELSGAGIQEFVNKKLIRVA, from the coding sequence ATGGCCTACCAAAGTACCAACCCTTACAACGGAAAAGTCCTGCAAACGTTTGAGCCGATGGATGCGGCGCAGCTTGAAGCCGCACTGGACCGTGCGTCTGAATGCTTCAACACCGACTGGAAAGGCAAGTCCTACGCCGAGCGAGCGATTGTTCTGGCGCGCGCCGCCACGCTGATGCGCGAGCAGGCCCAGCCGCTGGCCGAACTGATCACGCTGGAGATGGGCAAGCTGATCGCGCAAAGCCTGGGTGAAGTCGCGCTGAGCGCCAACATCCTGGACTACTACGCCCAGCATGCCGAGCGCTTTTTGGCGCCCGAAACGCTGGCCACGGCGCGCGGCGAGGCGCTGGTTGAAAGCAGCCCCATCGGCGTGCTGTTTGGCGTGGAGCCGTGGAACTACCCCTACTACCAGATCGCCCGCTTTGCTGCGCCCAACCTGATGGCCGGCAACGTCGTGATGGTCAAGCACTCGTCCAGCGTGCCGCAATGCGCGTTGACCTTCGAGCGGCTGATGCAGGAGGCCGGCGCCCCCGCAGGCGCCTACACCAACCTGTTCATCTCCAAGGAGCAGGTCACGCAGGTCATCGATGACCCGCGCATCCGTGGCGTGGCCCTGACCGGCAGCGAAGCTGCTGGCGCCGTGGTGGCCGCACGGGCCGGGCAGAACCTCAAAAAGACGACGATGGAACTGGGCGGCAGCGACGCCTTCATCGTGCTCGAAGACGCCGACCTTGACCGGGCCGTGAAAAGCGCCGTCAGCGGTCGCATGGGCAATTCGGGCCAGGCCTGCACCGGGTCCAAGCGCTTCATCGTGGTCGAGGCGCTGGCCGACCGCTTCCTGGAAAAATTCCAGGCCGCAATGCTTAACTTCACGCCCGGTGATCCGCTCGACAAGCAGACCACGCTGGCGCCGCTGTCGTCCGTCGAGGCGCTGGACAACCTGCTTGGCCAGGTGCAGCGCGCCGTGGCCGGCGGCGCCCGTGTGGTGATGGGCGGCGCCCGCATAGACCATGCGGGCGCCTTCATGGAGCCGACCATCCTGACCGACATCAGCGAAAGCAATCCGGCCTACAAGGAAGAATTCTTCGGCCCGGTCGCACTGTTCTTCCGGGTCGCCGACGAAGCGGCTGCCGTGGCGCTGGCCAACGACTCGCCGTTCGGCCTGGGAGGTTCAGTGTTCACGCAGGACATAGAGCGCGGCAAGCGAGTGGCACGCAAGATAGACACCGGCATGGTGTTCATCAACACGCCCGCCTCGTCGTCACCGGAGCTACCTTTTGGCGGCGTGAAGAATTCCGGTTATGGCCGCGAGTTGTCGGGCGCGGGCATCCAGGAATTCGTCAACAAGAAGCTGATTCGCGTGGCGTGA
- a CDS encoding DUF4389 domain-containing protein: MNEQFSEPKADRSIWARGLKTILMALTYQLASMVLLAVGLFQFAWTLINETPNLPLIRLGRSLGRYQNQIARFVSFDSETVPFPFSDWPNDDPDHPKD, encoded by the coding sequence ATGAATGAACAGTTTTCCGAACCAAAAGCCGACCGATCCATCTGGGCCCGTGGGCTTAAAACCATCTTGATGGCCCTCACCTACCAGCTGGCCAGTATGGTGCTGCTTGCAGTCGGCCTGTTCCAGTTTGCCTGGACCTTGATCAACGAAACGCCTAACTTGCCGCTGATTCGCCTAGGGCGCAGTTTGGGTCGCTATCAGAACCAGATTGCACGTTTTGTGAGTTTTGACAGCGAGACCGTCCCATTTCCGTTTTCTGACTGGCCAAATGACGATCCTGATCACCCAAAGGATTGA
- a CDS encoding PLP-dependent aminotransferase family protein, with amino-acid sequence MQFADRLNNVETSAIRELFKLLGRPGIISFAGGFPDPALFDVEGIKEASNAVLTDAPGAVLQYGATEGYGPLREGISGFMANKGAKVTPDGLIVTTGSQQALDLIGKTMISPGDKVIVEAPTFLATIQCFRLYGAHIIGAPIDADGVDVDKLEKLIEEHKPKLVYLIPTFGNPSGATLSLQRRKRILEIAARTKTLVVEDDPYGELFFDTPPPPSLLALSGEVPGSREWLAHCGSFSKILSPGLRVGWLIAPPELLAKATMCKQFSDAHTSNLTQATAAHYLTLNRLDGALAVVRQTYAERARVMAASLQRELGDSIAFNAPQGGMFFWAHLTGANGKSTSAPEFAKRAIEKMVAFVPGAPFFAHDPDLSTLRLSFATVGVDRIEEGIARLGQAL; translated from the coding sequence ATGCAATTCGCTGATCGCCTTAACAACGTCGAAACCTCCGCCATTCGGGAGCTTTTCAAGCTTTTGGGCCGGCCCGGCATCATCAGTTTTGCGGGTGGTTTTCCTGATCCGGCGCTTTTTGATGTGGAAGGTATCAAGGAGGCCAGCAACGCGGTATTGACTGATGCGCCAGGTGCCGTGCTGCAGTACGGTGCCACCGAAGGCTACGGACCACTGCGTGAGGGCATAAGTGGCTTCATGGCCAACAAGGGCGCCAAAGTTACGCCAGATGGCTTGATTGTCACCACAGGGAGTCAGCAGGCACTGGATTTGATTGGCAAAACCATGATTTCACCCGGTGACAAAGTCATTGTGGAGGCCCCCACTTTCCTGGCCACCATTCAATGCTTCCGTCTCTACGGCGCACACATCATTGGTGCGCCGATTGATGCTGACGGTGTGGACGTGGATAAGTTGGAAAAGCTGATTGAAGAGCACAAGCCCAAATTGGTTTATTTGATTCCGACCTTCGGCAACCCCAGCGGCGCCACGCTGTCGTTGCAGCGTCGCAAACGCATTCTGGAAATCGCTGCGCGCACGAAAACGTTGGTCGTGGAAGACGATCCCTACGGGGAACTGTTTTTCGACACGCCGCCGCCGCCCAGCCTATTGGCCCTGAGCGGCGAGGTGCCCGGCAGCCGCGAGTGGTTGGCACACTGTGGCTCATTCAGCAAGATTTTGTCGCCAGGGCTTCGTGTGGGGTGGTTGATTGCGCCGCCCGAGTTATTGGCCAAAGCCACCATGTGCAAGCAATTCAGCGACGCACACACCAGCAACCTGACTCAAGCTACCGCTGCCCATTACCTCACGCTTAATCGCCTGGACGGCGCTCTGGCCGTCGTGCGCCAGACCTATGCCGAGCGCGCCCGTGTCATGGCTGCCTCATTGCAGCGCGAATTGGGTGACTCTATTGCCTTCAATGCACCGCAGGGAGGCATGTTCTTCTGGGCGCACCTGACGGGTGCCAATGGCAAGAGCACGTCAGCACCTGAGTTCGCCAAACGAGCCATCGAAAAAATGGTGGCCTTTGTACCCGGCGCACCGTTTTTCGCCCATGACCCAGACTTGTCAACTCTGCGTCTGAGTTTCGCCACAGTGGGCGTAGACCGAATAGAGGAGGGTATTGCCCGCCTCGGTCAAGCTCTATAA
- a CDS encoding type 1 glutamine amidotransferase domain-containing protein: MKILMVLTSHDQLGNTGKKTGFWLEEFAAPYYAFKDAGADVTLVSPLGGQPPLDPKSDEPGSQTDATRRFKADAATQAALASTGKLSNVSGDGFDALFYPGGHGPLWDLAEDPVSIKLIESMAADGKIVSAVCHAPGALRHVKAADGSPLVKGKKVTGFTNTEEDAAQLTDIVPFLVEDMLVNNGGHYSKGADWAPYVVVDGKLITGQNPASSELAAQAVLRQLKGE, from the coding sequence ATGAAAATTCTGATGGTTCTCACCTCGCACGACCAACTCGGCAACACCGGCAAAAAAACCGGTTTCTGGCTGGAAGAATTCGCCGCGCCTTACTACGCGTTCAAGGACGCAGGCGCCGACGTCACGCTGGTGTCGCCCCTGGGGGGCCAGCCGCCGCTGGACCCCAAGAGCGACGAACCCGGTTCGCAGACCGATGCCACGCGCCGCTTCAAGGCCGACGCCGCCACCCAGGCCGCGCTGGCCAGCACCGGCAAACTCTCTAACGTGTCGGGCGACGGCTTTGACGCGCTGTTCTACCCTGGCGGCCACGGCCCGCTGTGGGACCTGGCTGAAGACCCGGTTTCGATCAAGCTAATCGAATCCATGGCGGCTGACGGAAAAATCGTTTCCGCCGTTTGCCATGCGCCAGGCGCGCTGCGCCACGTCAAGGCCGCCGACGGCTCGCCGCTGGTGAAAGGCAAAAAAGTCACCGGCTTCACCAACACTGAAGAAGATGCCGCGCAGCTGACCGACATCGTGCCCTTCTTGGTCGAGGACATGCTGGTCAACAACGGCGGTCATTACAGCAAGGGTGCCGACTGGGCGCCTTATGTGGTGGTCGACGGCAAGCTGATCACCGGGCAGAACCCGGCCTCGTCCGAGCTCGCGGCACAAGCCGTGCTGCGCCAATTGAAGGGCGAATAG
- the nth gene encoding endonuclease III — MKLAAIEAFFATLQAANPHPKTELEYSSEFELLAAVLLSAQATDVGVNKATRRLFPVANTPQKTLDLGLEGLEGYIKTIGLYRSKAKHLMQTCQILVEQHGSVVPHTREALESLPGVGRKTANVVLNVAFGQPTMAVDTHLFRLGNRTGLAPGKTPLEVEKKLLKRIPTEYMVNAHHWLILHGRYVCQARKPLCWQCGVSAYCDFKPKTPLPRTA; from the coding sequence ATGAAGTTGGCGGCCATTGAAGCGTTTTTTGCCACTCTACAGGCTGCCAATCCGCACCCCAAGACCGAGCTTGAGTACAGCTCGGAGTTTGAGTTATTAGCGGCCGTCCTGCTGTCTGCCCAAGCCACTGATGTGGGAGTCAACAAAGCCACCCGTCGCCTGTTTCCTGTTGCCAATACGCCCCAAAAAACTCTGGATTTGGGCTTGGAGGGATTGGAAGGTTACATCAAGACCATCGGCTTGTACCGTTCCAAAGCCAAGCATTTGATGCAAACCTGCCAGATTCTGGTGGAACAGCACGGCAGTGTGGTGCCCCATACCCGGGAGGCGCTTGAATCCCTGCCAGGTGTCGGCCGTAAAACTGCCAACGTGGTGCTCAATGTCGCGTTTGGTCAGCCCACCATGGCGGTGGACACCCACCTGTTTCGCTTGGGAAACCGAACGGGCCTCGCCCCAGGAAAGACGCCGCTTGAAGTTGAAAAAAAACTGCTCAAACGGATTCCAACCGAGTACATGGTCAACGCCCACCATTGGCTGATTTTGCATGGGCGATATGTCTGTCAGGCTCGAAAGCCCCTGTGCTGGCAATGCGGTGTCAGCGCCTATTGCGACTTTAAGCCAAAGACGCCCCTGCCTCGCACGGCCTAG
- a CDS encoding oleate hydratase, with protein sequence MHYSNGNYEAFACPRKPRGVENKSAWFIGSGLASLAGADFLIRDGQMPGQRITILEEQQLHGGALDGIKEPNQGFVIRGGREMEEHFECLWDQYRSIPALEIDGASVLDEFYFYSAFIETPADGACFLGLLPSCRVPENFTKSVSSDGQTVNS encoded by the coding sequence ATGCACTACAGCAATGGCAACTATGAAGCCTTCGCCTGCCCGCGAAAACCCAGGGGTGTGGAGAACAAGTCGGCCTGGTTTATCGGCTCGGGGCTGGCCTCATTGGCGGGCGCAGACTTCCTGATCCGCGACGGCCAGATGCCGGGCCAGCGCATCACGATCCTAGAGGAGCAACAGTTGCACGGCGGCGCGCTGGACGGTATCAAGGAGCCGAATCAAGGCTTCGTGATCCGCGGCGGGCGCGAGATGGAAGAGCACTTCGAGTGCCTGTGGGACCAGTACCGCTCGATCCCTGCGCTGGAGATCGATGGCGCCAGCGTACTCGACGAGTTCTATTTCTACAGTGCATTTATCGAAACGCCCGCTGATGGCGCTTGTTTTCTAGGACTATTGCCTAGCTGTCGCGTCCCAGAGAATTTTACTAAGTCAGTATCTAGTGACGGCCAAACGGTAAATAGCTAG
- a CDS encoding Spy/CpxP family protein refolding chaperone has product MKMKNVLAGVAATVALVGVAVAQPQGFEGAASMDGYGSGYRMEQGMMYGMGQGMGPNMMFGYSNEAYAGLDLTAEQQKSIASINAQAYKAMWPLMGTMHGQGYQMQGMFGPGPVDEAAARKSFQTMAETQKSMFELQLDARKKIDTVLTKNQREKLSRYWSSR; this is encoded by the coding sequence ATGAAGATGAAAAATGTTCTCGCAGGCGTTGCGGCCACCGTGGCGTTGGTCGGTGTGGCAGTTGCACAGCCTCAAGGCTTTGAGGGGGCCGCGTCGATGGACGGGTACGGCAGTGGCTATCGCATGGAGCAAGGGATGATGTACGGCATGGGGCAGGGGATGGGCCCCAACATGATGTTCGGCTACTCCAACGAGGCTTACGCCGGCCTTGATCTCACCGCGGAGCAGCAGAAAAGCATCGCCAGCATCAATGCGCAGGCCTACAAGGCGATGTGGCCGCTCATGGGCACGATGCACGGACAGGGCTACCAGATGCAAGGCATGTTCGGCCCCGGCCCTGTAGACGAAGCCGCAGCGCGCAAGTCGTTCCAGACGATGGCTGAGACACAGAAGTCGATGTTCGAGTTGCAACTCGACGCACGCAAGAAGATCGACACCGTGCTGACGAAGAATCAGCGAGAGAAACTGAGCCGCTACTGGAGCAGCCGCTGA
- a CDS encoding LLM class flavin-dependent oxidoreductase → MIPFSVLDLSPILQGGDAAQSFRNTLDLAQHAERWGYQRYWLAEHHGMPGIASAATSILMSHVASGTSRIRVGAGGIMLPNHSPLVIAEQFGTLESLYPGRIDLGLGRAPGSDQVTARALRRNLASDADEFPQDVLELMDYFSPQSKNPVRAVPGHGLNVPIWILGSSLFGAQLAAALGLPYAFASHFAPQQMLQAIALYRANFKPSPHLPKPHVMLGFNVFAADNDEEAAFRATSMQQAFVNLRSGRPAALPPPVADYPNLVGPAERALLDSVLACSAIGTPGKVRDGVNAFIARTGADELMITSAIYDHAQRKRSYEIASGVFSD, encoded by the coding sequence ATGATTCCTTTTTCCGTCCTAGACCTCTCTCCCATCTTGCAGGGTGGCGACGCCGCACAATCGTTTCGCAACACCCTGGATTTGGCCCAGCACGCCGAGCGCTGGGGCTACCAGCGCTACTGGCTGGCGGAACACCACGGCATGCCCGGCATTGCCAGCGCGGCCACGTCCATCCTGATGTCCCATGTGGCCAGCGGAACCAGTCGCATTCGGGTGGGCGCTGGCGGCATCATGTTGCCCAACCATTCGCCGCTGGTGATTGCTGAACAGTTCGGCACACTGGAGTCGCTCTACCCCGGCCGCATTGACCTTGGCTTGGGCCGCGCGCCGGGCTCAGACCAAGTCACAGCCCGGGCCCTGCGCCGCAATTTGGCGTCCGATGCGGACGAATTTCCGCAAGATGTGCTCGAGTTGATGGACTATTTCTCGCCTCAGTCCAAAAATCCCGTGCGTGCGGTGCCTGGACACGGGTTGAATGTGCCGATCTGGATTTTGGGCTCCAGCCTTTTTGGTGCGCAATTGGCCGCAGCACTGGGCTTGCCTTACGCTTTTGCCTCGCACTTTGCGCCCCAGCAAATGTTGCAGGCTATTGCGCTGTACCGGGCCAACTTCAAGCCGTCGCCCCATTTGCCAAAACCGCATGTGATGCTGGGCTTCAACGTCTTTGCCGCCGACAACGACGAAGAAGCAGCGTTTCGCGCCACCTCCATGCAACAAGCCTTTGTTAACCTGCGCAGCGGGCGTCCCGCTGCGCTGCCGCCACCGGTGGCGGATTACCCCAACTTGGTCGGGCCGGCCGAGCGGGCCTTGTTGGACAGTGTTCTGGCCTGCTCCGCCATTGGTACACCCGGCAAGGTACGCGATGGAGTGAACGCCTTCATCGCACGCACCGGGGCAGACGAGTTGATGATTACCTCCGCCATTTACGACCACGCGCAGCGCAAACGGTCCTATGAAATCGCCTCTGGCGTTTTCTCAGACTGA
- a CDS encoding GGDEF domain-containing protein produces the protein MIDPRTVLFLASMLGGLMAVVLFVLRRTHPARIDGLGTWSLGLLGIAVGTMLAFCRPWLPEMLTVSVARVLLLGSLFAIYLGTLRFIGLKPNLRVWVPVILMGVMLQVVFTHVHPSFHARLIVATSLAASLFLSQAWVLWAHATPTFAPRLCLAVSLLLAMLQLMRLVTSFVLPLGESVYVTTTPNMVYVVGLALAVLFYSVGMVLMASERLRTELEQLATRDSLTNAINRRQMTALFENELERCHRQDRSMGLLLLDLDHFKTINDTYGHQAGDEVLIKLVANTKLLLRQSDQVARFGGEEFAVLLPDTSLEKAIAAAERIRASCAAPGKGLSCTVSIGVTTNQNDADTLDSMLARADKAMYRAKANGRNRVETG, from the coding sequence ATGATTGACCCGCGCACCGTCCTCTTTCTTGCGAGCATGCTGGGCGGGCTCATGGCTGTTGTTCTATTTGTGCTGAGGCGCACCCATCCGGCCCGCATCGATGGGCTGGGCACATGGTCGCTTGGCTTGCTGGGCATTGCGGTGGGGACGATGTTGGCGTTCTGCCGTCCGTGGCTGCCTGAGATGCTGACGGTCTCCGTTGCCCGCGTGCTGCTATTGGGCAGCCTCTTTGCTATTTACCTGGGGACTCTGCGGTTCATCGGTCTGAAGCCCAATCTTCGCGTCTGGGTCCCGGTGATACTCATGGGTGTCATGCTTCAGGTGGTGTTCACCCATGTCCATCCAAGCTTCCATGCTCGACTGATCGTCGCAACCTCACTGGCCGCCAGTTTGTTCCTGAGTCAGGCGTGGGTCTTGTGGGCGCATGCCACGCCAACTTTTGCGCCGCGTTTGTGCCTGGCGGTCTCCCTGCTCCTCGCCATGCTCCAACTCATGCGGCTGGTGACTTCGTTTGTATTGCCGCTGGGCGAAAGCGTCTATGTCACCACAACTCCGAATATGGTCTATGTGGTGGGTCTGGCTCTGGCCGTGCTGTTTTATTCGGTTGGCATGGTGTTGATGGCCAGTGAGCGGCTACGCACCGAGCTGGAACAACTGGCCACACGTGATTCGCTGACCAATGCAATCAACCGGCGCCAGATGACGGCGCTGTTTGAAAATGAGCTGGAACGCTGCCATCGCCAGGACCGCAGCATGGGCTTGTTGCTGCTGGATCTGGATCACTTCAAAACCATCAATGACACCTACGGTCATCAGGCGGGAGACGAGGTACTGATCAAATTGGTGGCCAATACAAAACTGTTGTTGCGCCAATCTGATCAGGTTGCACGATTCGGCGGTGAGGAGTTTGCGGTATTGCTGCCCGACACATCACTGGAAAAGGCCATCGCTGCGGCAGAGAGAATTCGCGCATCCTGCGCCGCGCCAGGCAAGGGCCTCTCATGCACCGTCAGCATTGGGGTGACCACCAACCAAAATGACGCTGACACACTTGACTCCATGCTGGCCCGAGCTGACAAAGCGATGTACAGGGCTAAAGCCAATGGTCGCAACCGGGTTGAAACCGGTTGA